A stretch of the Perca flavescens isolate YP-PL-M2 chromosome 10, PFLA_1.0, whole genome shotgun sequence genome encodes the following:
- the rapgef2b gene encoding rap guanine nucleotide exchange factor 2 isoform X8, whose translation MKPLAASDSNGVPSQQDKTPLPADFSRLHLADGLHPQVTHVSSSHSGCSITSDSGSSSLSDIYQATENEPGDMDLSGLPETAVDSEEDDDEEDIERASDPLMSRDIVRDCLEKDPMDRTDDDIEQLLEFMHQLPAFANMTMSVRRELCAVMVFAVVERAGTIVLNDGEELDSWSVILNGSVEVTYPEGRTEILCMGNSFGVSPTMEKEYMKGVMKTKVDDCQFVCIAQQDYCCILNQVEKNMQKVEEEGEIVMVKEHRELDRTGTRKGHIVIKGTSERLTMHLVEEHSVVDPTYIEDFLLTYRTFLSSPMVVGKKLLEWFHDPSLRDKVTRVVLLWVNNHFNDFEGDPPMTHFLEEFENNLEKEKMCGHLRLLNIACAAKAKPRLVTLTKPSRDSPLAFSLLGGQEKGFRIFIDAVEPGSKAAEVGLKRGDQILEVNGQNFENVQLNKANEILKNNTHLSITVKTNLLVFKELLTRPEQDHDLDGEEEHDRKNGAPHLPKIGDIKKASRYSIPDLAVDVEQVMGLEKVSKKAKANSVGGRNKLKKIFDKTLTSILPPKPYNDVCVGQSQDDIIVGMKQSKQIAPALPVSGNLSSSNPDLLQSHHRILDFNNQPDMSDQVLRVFKADQQSRYIMIGKDTTAKEVVAQAIREFALTAAAEAYSLCEVSVTPEGVIKQRRLPDQLSKLADRIQLSGRYYLKSNMETETLCSDEDAQDLLREGQISLLQLSTVEVATQLSMRAFELFCAIEPTEYIDDLYKLRSKTGSASLKRFEEAINHETFWVATEVTREPNQLKRMKTVKHFIKIALHCRECKNFNSMFAIISGLNLAPVSRMRGTWEKLPSKYEKLFGDLQDLFDPSRNMAKYRNVLNNQNLQPPIIPLFPVIKKDLTFLHEGNDSKVDGLVNFEKLRMIAKEIRHVGRMASVNMDPALMFRTRKKKWRSLGSLSQGSANAAVLDVNQTGGHKKRVRRSSFLNAKKLYEDAQMARKVKQYLSNLSLETNEESLQTLSVQCEPSISTLPKNAGGKRPDTSPVVSRAASQQRGQLAKGNQALQVPAVALYPSRKKVPVKDLPPFGTSSPQSLKKILSLSEEGNERHRRQPEDTVSNASSQLSSPPISPQSSPKKGYNRMGDAYSDSGHSEISSRSSLVSNSSFDMAQEERRLRHSGGVGESHIGGQRLERRATTDPDQYSLGSYSSMQDCRGIYTGCPTVLSSPSSEELTQDQGDRVSLDAADSGRGSWTSCSSGSHDNIQTMQQGRSWETLAFGGGGGGGGIGGLPPGGPEALLGGPAALWAAQARGSWASASSSSSSAAYWGEDSEGDTGTIKRRGGKDVNADPETSSITSTGSEEAKQLSRPSPSPITAGGKGLLSRKESRYREPPPTPPGYTALTISDLAEAQHPAPSVTTSTATHSGRRPPDYTTALQRSRMVTQSPDSHLAHQGAKQRTGGLHRTRSPAEEQEAEEEEEGESLSSKLIALRKPKAVAQHTPETPRP comes from the exons ATGAAACCATTAGCAGCATCAGACAGCAATGGAGTCCCGAGCCAGCAAGATAAAACCCCG ctCCCCGCAGACTTCAGCAGACTTCACCTGGCCGACGGCTTGCACCCACAGGTGACCCACGTCTCCTCCAGCCACTCAGGATGTAGTATCACCAGCGACTCTGGAAGCAGCAGCCTGTCAGACATTTATCAG GCCACAGAAAACGAACCAGGTGACATGGACCTGAGTGGCTTGCCAGAGACCGCCGTCGACTCCGAGGAGGATGACGATGAGGAGGACATCGAGCGAGCGTCTGACCCCCTCATGAGCCGTGACATTGTGCGGGACTGCCTGGAGAAGGACCCCATGGACAGAACCGACGATGACATAG AGCAATTACTGGAGTTCATGCATCAACTGCCAGCATTTGCCAACATGACCATGTCAGTGAGGAGGGAACTCTGCGCCGTCATGGTTTTCGCTGTGGTGGAACGTGCCGGCACCATCGTTCTCAATGATGGAGAGGAG CTTGACTCGTGGTCGGTGATTCTGAACGGTTCGGTGGAGGTGACGTACCCTGAGGGCCGGACAGAAATTCTATGTATGGGGAACAGTTTCGGGGTATCACCAACCATGGAGAAGGAATACATGAAGGGCGTGATGAAGACCAAGGTGGATGACTGCCAG TTTGTGTGCATAGCCCAGCAGGACTACTGCTGCATCCTCAACCAGGTGGAGAAGAACATGCAGAAGGTAGAAGAGGAAGGGGAGATCGTTATGGTGAAGGAACACCGCGAACTGGACCGCACTGGCACCAGGAAAGGACACATCGTCATTAAG GGCACATCGGAGCGTCTCACCATGCACCTGGTGGAGGAACACTCAGTGGTGGATCCCACCTACATCGAGGACTTCCTGTTGACCTACAGGACCTTCCTCTCCAGCCCCATGGTCGTGGGCAAGAAGCTCCTGGAGTGGTTCCACGACCCCAGTCTCAGGGACAAG GTTACACGGGTAGTCTTGCTGTGGGTAAACAATCACTTTAATGACTTTGAGGGTGACCCTCCCATGACCCACTTTCTGGAAGAGTTTGAAAACAATCTGGAGAAAGAA AAAATGTGTGGGCACCTCAGACTGTTAAATATAGCGTGTGCTGCTAAAGCCAAGCCACGGCTGGTGACGCTGACCAAGCCTTCCAGGGACTCTCCACTGGCCTTCAGCCTTCTCGGAGGTCAAGAGAAAGGTTTCCGCATCTTCATTGATGCCGTGGAGCCTGGGAGCAAGGCAGCAGAAGTTGGCCTTAAGCGTGGAGATCAG ATCTTGGAGGTCAATGGGCAGAACTTTGAGAATGTCCAGCTCAACAAAGCCAACGAGATTCTGAAGAACAACACCCACTTGTCCATAACTGTGAAAACAAACCTATTAG TCTTTAAAGAGCTGCTAACCAGGCCAGAACAAGACCACGATTTGGATGGTGAGGAGGaacatgaccgaaagaacggtGCGCCCCACCTTCCAAAGATCGGAGACATCAAGAAGGCCAGTCGCTACTCCATCCCCGACCTGGCAGTGGACGTGGAGCAGGTGATGGGCCTGGAGAAggtcagcaagaaagcaaaggCCAACTCGGTGGGAGGACGCAACAAACTGAAGAAGATCTTTGACAAGACACTCACCAGCATCCTGCCTCCTAAACCATACAA TGACGTTTGCGTGGGCCAATCGCAGGACGACATCATTGTGGGGATGAAGCAGTCCAAACAGATCGCACCAGCTCTGCCCGTTAGTGGAAACCTCTCGTCTTCAAACCCAGACCTCCTGCAGTCTCACCACCGCATCCTGGACTTCAACAACCAGCCTG ATATGTCGGACCAGGTATTACGAGTCTTCAAGGCGGACCAGCAGTCTCGATACATTATGATCGGGAAGGACACGACGGCGAAGGAGGTTGTGGCTCAGGCTATCAGGGAGTTTGCCCTGACTGCAGCAGCAGAGGCTTATTCACTGTGCGAAGTATCCGTCACACCTGAGGGCGTCATCAAACAGAGGCGGTTGCCAGACCAGCTGTCTAAACTAGCCGACAGAATTCAACTAAGTGGCAG ATACTACCTAAAGAGCAACATGGAGACAGAGACGCTATGTTCAGATGAGGACGCTCAGGACCTCCTGCGAGAAGGCCAGATCTCTTTGTTACAGCTCAGCACGGTGGAGGTTGCCACTCAGCTCTCCATGCGGGCCTTTGAACTTTTCTGTGCCATCGAGCCCACCGAATACATCGACGACCTGTACAAGCTGCGCTCCAAGACGGGCTCGGCCAGCCTGAAGCGCTTCGAGGAGGCCATCAACCACGAGACCTTCTGGGTGGCCACGGAGGTGACGCGGGAGCCCAACCAGCTCAAACGCATGAAGACCGTTAAGCACTTCATCAAGATCGCCCTGCACTGCCGCGAGTGCAAGAACTTCAACTCCATGTTTGCCATCATCAG TGGTCTGAACCTGGCTCCAGTCTCCAGAATGAGGGGAACATGGGAGAAGCTGCCCAGCAAGTACGAAAAGCTGTTCGGGGACCTGCAGGACCTCTTCGACCCCTCAAGAAATATGGCCAAGTACAGGAATGTCCTCAACAATCAGAACCTCCAGCCACCAATCATCCCCCTGTTCCCCGTCATCAAGAAGGACCTCACCTTCCTACACGAAG GTAACGACTCCAAAGTGGACGGCCTGGTGAACTTTGAGAAGCTGAGGATGATTGCCAAAGAAATTCGCCATGTTGGTCGCATGGCCTCTGTCAACATGGACCCGGCCCTCATGTTCCGGACCAG GAAGAAGAAATGGAGAAGTTTAGG CTCCCTAAGCCAGGGTAGCGCCAATGCGGCAGTGCTCGACGTCAACCAGACAGGCGGGCACAAGAAGAGGGTGCGACGCAGCTCCTTTCTGAACGCTAAAAAGCTTTACGAGGACGCCCAGATGGCCAGGAAGGTCAAACAGTACCTGTCCAACCTGAGCCTGGAAACGAACGAGGAGAGTCTGCAGACGCTCTCGGTGCAGTGTGAACCCTCCATCAGTACAT TGCCCAAGAATGCCGGTGGGAAACGGCCAGACACCTCCCCAGTCGTGTCCAGAGCTGCCAGCCAACAGAGGGGCCAGTTGGCCAAAGGAAACCAGGCCCTGCAGGTCCCCGCCGTGGCCCTTTACCCATCCCGAAAGAAAGTTCCAGTCAAGGATCTCCCACCTTTTG GCACCAGTTCCCCTCAGTCTCTGAAGAAGATTCTGTCTCTGTCAGAGGAGGGGAACGAAAGGCACCGGAGGCAGCCAGAGGACACTGTGTCCAACGCCTCCTCCCAGctctcctcccctcccatcTCCCCCCAGAGCTCACCCAAGAAGG GTTACAACAGAATGGGAGACGCCTACTCGGACTCCGGTCACAGTGAGATCTCCTCTCGCTCCAGCCTCGTCAGTAACTCCTCTTTCGACATGGcgcaggaggagaggagactcCGTCACTCTGGTGGAGTTGGGGAATCGCACATCGGAGGACAGCGGCTGGAACGAAGAGCCACCACCGACCCCGACCAGTACAGCCTCGG GTCATATTCATCGATGCAGGACTGTCGAGGCATTTACACCGGCTGCCCTACAGTGCTCTCCTCCCCCAGTTCGGAGGAGCTGACCCAGGATCAGGGCGACCGCGTTTCCCTTGATGCTGCAGACAGCGGCCGCGGCTCCTGGACTTCCTGCTCCTCTGGTTCCCACGACAACATTCAGACCATGCAGCAGGGGCGTAGCTGGGAGACTCTGGCCTTTGGTGGAGGTGGAGGCGGAGGGGGCATTGGAGGACTCCCTCCTGGCGGACCAGAGGCCTTATTAGGGGGGCCTGCTGCGCTGTGGGCAGCCCAGGCCAGGGGGAGCTGGGCATCCGCcagctcctcctcatcctccgcTGCGTACTGGGGAGAGGACTCTGAGGGAGACACTGGCACCAttaagaggagaggagggaaggaCGTCAACGCCGACCCAGAAACAAGTAGCATCACATCTACCGGGTCGGAGGAGGCCAAGCAGCTCAGCCGGCCCTCACCATCCCCTATCACCGCTGGGGGTAAAGGCCTCCTTT CGCGGAAAGAAAGCCGTTACCGGGAGCCTCCCCCAACTCCCCCCGGCTACACCGCCCTGACCATCTCCGACCTCGCTGAAGCGCAGCACCCGGCCCCGTCTGTTACCACGTCCACGGCGACCCACTCAGGCCGCCGGCCACCAGACTACACCACGGCTCTGCAGCGCTCGCGCATGGTCACCCAGTCGCCCGACTCCCACCTGGCCCACCAGGGGGCCAAACAGCGAACGGGCGGCCTCCACCGCACACGCTCACCAGCCGAGGAACAAGAagctgaggaggaagaggagggtgaGTCCTTGTCTTCCAAACTAATCGCTCTGAGGAAGCCAAAGGCAGTGGCACAGCATACACCTGAGACTCCCAGACCATGA